The following proteins are encoded in a genomic region of Stigmatopora nigra isolate UIUO_SnigA chromosome 3, RoL_Snig_1.1, whole genome shotgun sequence:
- the znf507 gene encoding zinc finger protein 507, protein MSMLAILQCGQHTQDTQRPLSFYDYRVKLTGALACFQEKERGDSDMEDVNSVAVLIAAAAASSSPAPSSENGDQLHAVDAPNSLIQVIEKLSKIVEKRPQRRCSLAGHKRPRPRDDGGSPREDERPLTCYQCSLCPYLSPTLALLKEHLKQHNEHNQDLILMCSECRFSSRDQTQLEEHVRMHVEHGAEAKEAEDGPRRDADPVGSECDGDAKEKAKKWYIFEEYGLYRCLICSYVCGQQRMLKTHAWKHAGLLDCSYPVFEEEAPSAPTPAAVVPAPARQEAEPRVGEAPLEAPFSEDQTSPSGDGQEDAGEEVSGEGAAVEAEDAVRAETASPADSLLTSAQKIINSDLNGAGHMNVIVERLPSAEDAGLAAAPLLLEPEADDGREEGGGDSPRDENVPPAGRKRTHSESLRLHSLAAEVLVAMPMRTAELKADAADLLGQDVDQDRKNPEVVVSASAVVAPAGISSSLLTVIERLRERSDQNASDEDILKELRDNANGAGAAGAPPDGPVDYVAGSERPYRCRLCRYSSGSKGYVKQHLRAHRHKRPYQCPICQHVATDSKDLESHMLRHCKSRTHQCKTCTRSFHYKSQLRNHERDHHSGVDVAAAALSAVDETAAEEAEPDADQEGDLQKTFKCDVCDYTSATYVGVRNHRRIHNSDKPYRCCNCDFATTNMNSLKSHMRRHPQEQQAVQLLEQYRCSLCGYVCSHPPSLKSHMWKHAGDQNYNYEQVNRAINEAISQSTRLPAKSSPDAAESPAGAAPEHPAPSPQPPVTSGGVEYCVLLFCCCICGLESTSKERLMEHMKEHEGDLISIILNNGKDAP, encoded by the exons ATGTCCATGCTCGCCATTTTGCAATGTGGGCAACACACACAAGACACTCAGAGGccactttctttttatgactACCGAGTGAAACTAACGGGAGCCCTTGCATGTTTCCAGGAAAAAGAGCGCGGCGACTCG GACATGGAGGACGTCAACAGTGTGGCCGTGCTCatcgccgctgccgccgcctcTTCCTCGCCCGCGCCGTCGTCGGAAAATGGCGATCAGCTGCACGCGGTGGACGCCCCCAACTCGCTCATCCAGGTCATCGAGAAACTGAGTAAAATCGTGGAGAAGCGACCGCAGCGCCGCTGCTCGCTAGCGGGACACAAAAGGCCTCGACCCAGAGACGACGGAGGTTCCCCACGCGAGGACGAGCGCCCGTTGACGTGTTACCAGTGCAGCCTTTGCCCCTACCTTTCGCCCACGCTGGCGCTGCTCAAGGAGCATCTGAAGCAACACAACGAACACAACCAGGACCTGATCCTCATGTGCTCCGAGTGCCGCTTCAGCTCGCGGGACCAAACGCAGTTGGAAGAGCACGTCAGGATGCACGTGGAGCACGGTGCCGAAGCCAAGGAGGCCGAGGACGGACCCAGGAGGGACGCCGACCCGGTGGGATCCGAG TGTGACGGCGATGCAAAGGAGAAGGCCAAAAAATGGTACATCTTCGAGGAGTACGGCTTGTACCGCTGCCTGATTTGCAGCTACGTGTGCGGCCAACAGCGGATGCTCAAAACGCACGCCTGGAAGCACGCCGGCCTCCTGGACTGTTCCTATCCGGTTTTCGAAGAGGAAGCCCCCTCCGCGCCGACTCCGGCGGCGGTTGTGCCCGCGCCCGCCAGGCAAGAGGCGGAGCCCCGGGTCGGTGAGGCTCCTCTTGAAGCGCCGTTCTCCGAAGACCAAACCAGCCCGTCTGGCGACGGCCAAGAGGATGCCGGCGAGGAAGTGAGCGGCGAGGGGGCGGCGGTGGAGGCGGAGGACGCCGTGAGGGCGGAGACGGCGTCGCCGGCCGACAGCCTGTTGACGTCGGCACAGAAGATTATCAACAG TGACCTCAACGGCGCGGGACACATGAACGTGATCGTGGAGCGCCTTCCGTCCGCCGAGGACGCCGGCCTGGCCGCCGCCCCCCTCCTGTTGGAGCCCGAGGCGGACGACGGGCGCGAAGAAGGAGGCGGCGACTCGCCTCGGGACGAGAACGTCCCCCCGGCCGGACGCAAGAGGACTCACTCGGAGTCGCTTCGCCTGCACTCCTTGGCGGCCGAGGTCCTGGTCGCCATGCCCATGAGGACCGCCGAGCTCAAGGCCGACGCCGCCGACCTCCTCGGACAGGACGTGGACCAAGACCGCAA GAACCCCGAGGTGGTGGTCTCGGCCTCTGCCGTTGTGGCCCCCGCCGGCATCAGCTCGTCCCTCCTGACCGTCATCGAGCGCCTGCGGGAGCGCTCGGACCAGAACGCGTCGGACgaggacatcctgaaggagCTGCGGGACAACGCCAACGGCGCGGGCGCTGCGGGGGCCCCGCCCGACGGCCCCGTGGACTACGTGGCCGGCAGCGAGCGTCCGTACCGCTGCCGCCTGTGCCGCTACAGTAGCGGCAGCAAGGGCTACGTCAAGCAGCACCTGCGGGCGCACCGCCATAAACGACCCTACCAGTGCCCCATCTGCCAGCACGTGGCCACCGACAGTAAAGACCTGGAGTCCCACATGCTCCGCCATTGCAAGAGTCGGACGCATCAGTGCAAGACTTGTACGCGGTCTTTTCACTACAAG AGTCAATTGCGAAATCACGAGCGCGACCATCACAGTGGTGTGGATgtagcggcggcggcgttgtCGGCCGTGGATGAAACGGCGGCGGAGGAAGCCGAGCCGGACGCCGACCAAG AAGGCGATCTTCAAAAGACGTTCAAGTGCGACGTCTGCGACTACACCAGCGCCACCTACGTGGGCGTCCGCAACCACAGGCGCATACACAACTCTGACAAACCTTACCG GTGCTGCAACTGCGACTTTGCCACCACCAACATGAACAGCCTGAAGAGCCACATGAGAAGACATCCTCAAGAGCAGCAGGCCGTGCAGCTGCTGGAGCAATACAG GTGTTCGCTGTGCGGCTACGTGTGCAGCCACCCGCCATCCCTCAAGTCGCACATGTGGAAACACGCCGGGGACCAGAACTACAACTACGAGCAGGTCAACCGAGCCATCAACGAGGCCATCTCGCAGAGTACGCG GCTTCCAGCGAAGAGCTCGCCGGACGCGGCCGAGTCCCCGGCGGGGGCGGCCCCCGAACACCCCGCCCCATCGCCCCAGCCGCCCGTCACTAGTGGCGGCGTGGAGTACTGCGTGCTACTCTTCTGCTGCTGCATCTGCGGCCTGGAGTCCACCAGCAAGGAACGCCTGATGGAACATATGAAGGAACACGAGGGTGACCTCATCAGCATCATCCTCAATAACGGCAAAGATGCCCCGTAA